The following coding sequences lie in one Leucobacter allii genomic window:
- a CDS encoding Lrp/AsnC family transcriptional regulator — protein sequence MADASKNLRHEADLDDVDRRIIEELQANGRITNAELAERVGVAASTCIARVRSLVSRKIITGFTATVDPRAMGLDLEVLVSVTVRSGARQRITELSEELRAQPEVMQLFFLGGVEDFIIHLAARDSDHVRDFVVEHLSAHPAVSSTRTSIVFSHHQNPLRGER from the coding sequence ATGGCTGATGCGTCGAAGAATCTGCGTCACGAGGCGGATCTCGACGACGTGGATCGCAGGATCATCGAGGAGCTGCAGGCGAACGGCAGGATCACGAACGCCGAGCTCGCGGAGCGCGTGGGCGTCGCGGCGTCGACCTGCATCGCGCGCGTCCGCAGCCTCGTCTCCCGCAAGATCATCACGGGCTTCACGGCGACCGTCGATCCGCGGGCCATGGGGCTCGACCTCGAGGTGCTCGTGAGCGTGACCGTGCGTTCGGGCGCCCGCCAGCGGATCACGGAGCTCAGCGAGGAGCTGCGGGCGCAGCCCGAGGTCATGCAGCTGTTCTTCCTCGGCGGCGTGGAGGACTTCATCATCCATCTCGCGGCACGCGACTCCGATCACGTCCGCGACTTCGTGGTCGAGCATCTCTCCGCGCACCCCGCGGTCTCCTCGACCCGCACGAGCATCGTCTTCAGCCATCACCAGAACCCGCTCCGCGGGGAGCGGTAG
- the ald gene encoding alanine dehydrogenase, which produces MRVGIPTEIKNNENRVAITQAGVFELTRRGHEVLVQAGAGLGSMITDDEYVAAGAKIVEGADDVWAQADMILKVKEPIASEYAKLRKGQVLFTYLHLAADKELTEAVLASGTTAIAYETVQLPNRALPLLAPMSEVAGRLSAQVGAYSLMKANGGRGILLGGVTATRRGKVVVIGGGAAGEQAARIAYGMGAEVTVIDIAIPRLKQLEDEFNGRIQTRTSNAHNITEALKDADLVIGSVLIPGEKAPKLVTDEMVAQMKPGSVLVDIAIDQGGCFENSRPTTHDDPTFQVHNSIYYCVANMPGAVPETSTAALTNATLPYVVALADKGWVKALNDDASLAKGLNAHDGVVAFKGVADAFPELAYSPLEDVLAANA; this is translated from the coding sequence ATGCGCGTCGGTATCCCCACCGAGATCAAGAACAACGAGAACCGCGTCGCGATCACGCAGGCCGGGGTCTTCGAGCTGACCCGCCGCGGCCACGAGGTGCTCGTGCAGGCCGGCGCGGGGCTCGGCTCGATGATCACCGACGACGAGTACGTCGCCGCCGGCGCGAAGATCGTCGAGGGCGCCGACGACGTCTGGGCGCAGGCCGACATGATCCTCAAGGTGAAGGAGCCCATCGCCTCCGAGTACGCGAAGCTCCGCAAGGGCCAGGTCCTCTTCACCTACCTGCACCTCGCCGCCGACAAGGAGCTCACGGAGGCCGTTCTCGCCTCGGGCACGACGGCGATCGCCTACGAGACCGTGCAGCTGCCCAACCGCGCGCTCCCCCTCCTCGCCCCCATGTCCGAGGTCGCCGGCCGGCTCTCGGCGCAGGTCGGCGCGTACAGCCTCATGAAGGCGAACGGCGGCCGCGGCATCCTCCTCGGCGGCGTCACCGCGACCCGCCGCGGCAAGGTCGTCGTCATCGGCGGCGGCGCAGCCGGCGAGCAGGCCGCGCGCATCGCCTACGGCATGGGCGCCGAGGTCACCGTGATCGACATCGCGATCCCCCGCCTCAAGCAGCTCGAGGACGAGTTCAACGGCCGCATCCAGACCCGCACCTCGAATGCGCACAACATCACCGAGGCGCTCAAGGACGCCGATCTCGTCATCGGTTCCGTGCTCATCCCCGGCGAGAAGGCGCCGAAGCTCGTCACCGACGAGATGGTGGCGCAGATGAAGCCGGGCTCCGTGCTCGTCGACATCGCCATCGACCAGGGCGGCTGCTTCGAGAACTCGCGTCCGACCACGCACGACGATCCCACCTTCCAGGTGCACAACTCCATCTACTACTGCGTCGCGAACATGCCGGGCGCGGTCCCCGAGACCTCGACCGCGGCGCTCACCAACGCGACGCTCCCCTACGTCGTCGCGCTCGCCGACAAGGGCTGGGTCAAGGCGCTGAACGACGACGCGTCGCTCGCCAAGGGCCTGAACGCGCACGACGGCGTGGTGGCCTTCAAGGGCGTCGCCGACGCCTTCCCGGAGCTCGCGTACTCGCCGCTCGAGGATGTGCTCGCCGCGAACGCGTAA
- a CDS encoding cation:proton antiporter, whose translation MEIGIVAVAAVVVLVGVSILGGRIGVAAPLLLVVVGIGAGYLPFMPAIEVDPEIILLGVLPPLLYSAAVNVPLVDFRRNLRPVAGLSVLLVIFSAVIAGLLVHLVVPAIPLPVAIALGAVISPTDAVAATSIGKRLGMPDRLVSILEGESLVNDATSLVLLKTALAAVAGSFVFWDAAGSFAFSVAAAIVIGFVIGIITVWLRSKLNNPVYDTILSFVVPFIAFMPAEEVGASGVLAVVVTGLYTGHHAARRFSATARMNERLNWRTVQFALENGVFLLMGLELHTLLDEVDDTDLQLAHVGLLSLGLVVLLILLRGIFMVPLIWTMRGDEGRYQQRSDGFSRILSRARKAEDTDTRKIRKLELLEQRSRADLAHEQDQQLGWRDGVLLSWSGMRGVVTLAAAQSIPTGVPYRAQIILIAFAVAVITLLLHGLSLPLFIRKLWPDGARTGSDVGELASLSHDLIEAANEAIDDALEIEEDAKGPDNACAQMSERARASARNALAPIAIALPATGAVMLPSSETPAQAYLRLARIALEAQRDALLEERAIGRYSSRALRAAELALDAHEARLNPPGGH comes from the coding sequence ATGGAGATCGGGATCGTCGCCGTCGCCGCCGTCGTCGTGCTCGTGGGCGTCTCGATCCTCGGCGGGCGCATCGGCGTCGCCGCTCCCCTGCTGCTCGTGGTCGTCGGCATCGGGGCGGGGTACCTGCCGTTCATGCCGGCGATCGAGGTGGATCCGGAGATCATCCTCCTCGGGGTGCTGCCGCCGCTCCTGTACTCCGCCGCGGTGAACGTGCCGCTCGTCGACTTCCGCCGCAACCTCCGGCCCGTCGCGGGGCTGTCGGTGCTGCTCGTCATCTTCTCCGCCGTCATCGCGGGTCTCCTCGTGCACCTCGTCGTGCCGGCCATCCCGCTGCCCGTCGCGATCGCGCTCGGCGCGGTCATCAGCCCCACCGACGCCGTGGCCGCGACCTCCATCGGCAAGCGGCTCGGCATGCCCGACCGCCTCGTGTCGATCCTCGAGGGCGAGAGCCTCGTGAACGACGCGACCTCCCTCGTGCTGCTGAAGACGGCGCTCGCGGCCGTCGCGGGCAGCTTCGTGTTCTGGGACGCCGCGGGCAGCTTCGCCTTCTCCGTCGCCGCGGCCATCGTCATCGGCTTCGTCATCGGGATCATCACGGTGTGGCTGCGCTCGAAGCTCAACAACCCGGTCTACGACACGATCCTCTCCTTCGTCGTGCCGTTCATCGCCTTCATGCCGGCCGAGGAGGTCGGCGCCTCGGGCGTGCTCGCCGTCGTCGTCACCGGGCTCTACACCGGGCACCACGCCGCACGGCGCTTCAGCGCGACGGCCCGCATGAACGAGCGCCTCAACTGGCGCACCGTGCAGTTCGCGCTGGAGAACGGCGTCTTCCTGCTCATGGGCCTCGAGCTGCACACCCTGCTCGACGAGGTCGACGACACCGACCTCCAGCTCGCCCACGTCGGGCTCCTCAGCCTCGGACTCGTCGTGCTCCTCATCCTGCTGCGCGGGATCTTCATGGTCCCGCTCATCTGGACGATGCGGGGCGACGAGGGGCGCTACCAGCAGCGCAGCGACGGCTTCTCCCGGATCCTGTCGCGCGCGCGGAAGGCCGAGGACACCGACACCCGGAAGATCCGCAAGCTGGAGCTCCTCGAGCAGCGCTCCCGCGCGGACCTCGCGCACGAGCAGGACCAGCAGCTCGGGTGGCGCGACGGCGTGCTGCTCTCCTGGAGCGGCATGCGCGGCGTGGTCACGCTCGCCGCCGCGCAGTCCATCCCCACCGGCGTTCCGTATCGCGCGCAGATCATCCTCATCGCCTTCGCCGTCGCCGTCATCACGCTGCTCCTGCACGGCCTGAGCCTGCCGCTGTTCATCCGGAAGCTGTGGCCGGACGGCGCGCGGACCGGCAGCGACGTCGGCGAACTCGCCTCGCTCAGCCACGACCTCATCGAGGCCGCCAACGAGGCCATCGACGACGCGCTCGAGATCGAGGAGGATGCGAAGGGACCGGACAACGCCTGCGCCCAGATGTCCGAGCGGGCCCGAGCGAGCGCGCGCAACGCCCTCGCCCCCATCGCCATCGCCCTGCCGGCCACGGGAGCGGTGATGCTCCCCTCTTCGGAGACCCCGGCGCAGGCGTACCTGAGACTCGCGCGCATCGCGCTCGAGGCGCAGCGCGACGCCCTCCTGGAGGAGCGCGCGATCGGCCGCTACAGCTCGCGGGCCCTGCGCGCCGCCGAGCTCGCGCTCGACGCCCACGAGGCGAGGCTCAACCCGCCGGGGGGACACTGA
- a CDS encoding isochorismatase family protein, protein MARALLIVDVQNDFTEGGALGVAGGDAVAEGVRGLLRGPDRYELVVGSRDWHDAEGTNGGHFAPAGVDPNFVTTWPVHCVQGTEGAEYHPLLDVSRIDVHVRKGMGEPAYSAFEGETTDGRRLSEVLAERGIETLDIVGLATDYCVLRSGLDAVGLGLRVRVRSELVAGVRPESSAAALRELAAAGVEIV, encoded by the coding sequence ATGGCGCGAGCACTGCTCATCGTCGACGTGCAGAACGATTTCACCGAGGGCGGCGCCCTCGGCGTCGCGGGCGGCGACGCCGTCGCCGAGGGAGTGCGGGGGCTGCTGCGGGGGCCCGACCGCTACGAGCTGGTGGTGGGCTCACGGGACTGGCACGATGCCGAGGGGACGAATGGCGGGCATTTCGCACCGGCCGGCGTCGACCCGAACTTCGTGACGACGTGGCCGGTGCACTGCGTGCAGGGCACCGAGGGCGCCGAGTACCATCCGCTGCTCGACGTCTCGCGGATCGATGTGCATGTGCGCAAGGGCATGGGCGAGCCGGCGTACTCGGCATTCGAGGGGGAGACCACGGATGGCCGGCGGCTCTCCGAGGTCCTCGCGGAGCGCGGGATCGAGACGCTCGACATCGTCGGTCTCGCGACCGACTACTGCGTGCTGCGCTCCGGTCTCGACGCCGTCGGGCTCGGACTGCGCGTCCGGGTGCGCTCCGAACTCGTCGCCGGTGTGCGTCCGGAATCCTCCGCGGCGGCCCTCCGGGAACTCGCAGCGGCGGGCGTCGAGATCGTCTGA
- a CDS encoding winged helix DNA-binding domain-containing protein codes for MTPGGGTAQTLRTDELLELRMRALGLAPGGWETAPPEDSGPGSERIAAVARRMLAVQGQDWRSARWALGVRAPGTTMRDVAEAFDAGLIVRSWPMRGTVHVVAAEDIGWMQAATNHRVLAGAAKRRAFLGMSDAALDRLVEVSLRALDEPDGPGEPGEPAGLDRDALAERWTAAGIEWQSSWRYHVIWWLCQNGLAVFGPVGDSGEPRLVRAERWIRAPRELAGDAALGALAARYAAARGPIRDRDLAWWTGLTLAEARVALRVAEESGTLASVRLRDAAGDPVSGAAGALWADPAQLGGAPLGGDPPGDAPSGAGASRTAAGGAAAGWRLLAAFDEHLLGYTDRSAQLDPAHFERIVPGRNGMFLATIVRDGRVVGTWKRLPGKHVRVALSPFPGARANRRALAPALAFWARFHALDGAAFAD; via the coding sequence ATGACCCCCGGAGGCGGAACGGCGCAGACGCTGCGCACCGATGAGCTCCTCGAGCTGCGCATGCGCGCGCTCGGGCTCGCGCCCGGCGGCTGGGAGACGGCCCCGCCGGAGGACTCGGGTCCCGGCTCCGAGCGGATCGCCGCGGTCGCGCGGCGCATGCTCGCGGTGCAGGGGCAGGACTGGCGGTCGGCGCGCTGGGCGCTGGGCGTCCGCGCCCCGGGGACGACGATGCGCGACGTCGCCGAAGCGTTCGACGCCGGGCTCATCGTCCGTTCCTGGCCGATGCGGGGCACGGTGCACGTCGTCGCCGCCGAGGACATCGGCTGGATGCAGGCGGCGACGAACCACCGGGTGCTCGCCGGCGCGGCGAAGCGCCGCGCGTTCCTCGGCATGAGCGACGCCGCGCTCGACCGCCTGGTGGAGGTGTCGCTGCGGGCGCTCGACGAGCCCGACGGGCCCGGCGAGCCCGGCGAGCCCGCCGGGCTCGACCGCGACGCCCTCGCCGAGCGCTGGACCGCGGCGGGCATCGAGTGGCAGAGCTCGTGGCGCTACCACGTCATCTGGTGGCTCTGCCAGAACGGGCTCGCGGTCTTCGGCCCCGTCGGCGACTCCGGGGAGCCCCGGCTCGTGCGCGCCGAGCGCTGGATCCGCGCACCCCGCGAGCTCGCGGGCGACGCGGCCCTGGGCGCGCTCGCCGCCCGCTACGCGGCCGCCCGCGGTCCGATCCGGGACCGCGATCTCGCCTGGTGGACCGGGCTCACGCTCGCCGAGGCCCGCGTGGCGCTTCGGGTCGCCGAGGAATCCGGCACCCTCGCCTCGGTCCGGCTCCGCGACGCCGCGGGCGACCCCGTCAGCGGTGCGGCCGGCGCGCTCTGGGCCGATCCCGCGCAGCTCGGCGGTGCTCCGCTCGGGGGTGATCCGCCCGGGGACGCCCCGTCCGGCGCAGGCGCGAGCCGCACGGCGGCGGGCGGTGCCGCGGCCGGCTGGCGGCTCCTCGCCGCATTCGACGAGCACCTGCTCGGCTATACGGACCGCTCGGCGCAGCTCGATCCCGCGCACTTCGAACGGATCGTGCCGGGGCGCAACGGCATGTTCCTCGCGACGATCGTGCGGGACGGCCGGGTCGTCGGCACCTGGAAGCGCCTCCCGGGGAAGCACGTGCGGGTCGCGCTCTCCCCCTTCCCCGGCGCGCGGGCGAACCGCCGGGCGCTCGCGCCCGCGCTCGCCTTCTGGGCCAGATTCCACGCGCTCGACGGGGCCGCGTTCGCCGACTGA
- a CDS encoding IclR family transcriptional regulator, with amino-acid sequence MSGPTTLQSVEKTIRVLEVFLQLDRATVTLTEVAEALGWSRPATHQYLTTLVHCGWLQQDERRQYRLSIRAATFGRFATAHAGVPEAVSRTMRALVARLEEPISFAVRNGGSALIVERVEPERSLSVRREAERQLPLGSTSGQVLLAFDPHASDAERAPHAEAIAEIREHGYSVHRAVWMGDAIEVVAVPVMQGEECLGALSVIAPEGRMEITAAIDTLVSARNALESELAGPEG; translated from the coding sequence ATGTCGGGACCCACCACGCTGCAGTCCGTGGAGAAGACCATCCGCGTCCTCGAGGTGTTCCTCCAGCTCGACCGGGCCACGGTCACGCTCACGGAGGTCGCCGAGGCGCTCGGCTGGAGCCGCCCTGCGACGCATCAGTACCTCACGACGCTCGTCCACTGCGGCTGGCTGCAGCAGGACGAGCGGCGGCAGTACCGCCTCTCGATCCGCGCGGCGACGTTCGGGCGCTTCGCGACGGCCCACGCCGGCGTGCCCGAGGCCGTCTCCCGGACCATGCGCGCCCTCGTCGCGCGGCTCGAGGAGCCCATCTCCTTCGCGGTGCGCAACGGGGGGTCGGCGCTCATCGTCGAGCGCGTCGAGCCGGAGCGCTCGCTGAGCGTACGGCGCGAGGCGGAGCGGCAGCTCCCCCTCGGCTCGACCTCCGGGCAGGTGCTGCTCGCCTTCGACCCGCACGCGAGCGACGCCGAGCGCGCGCCGCACGCCGAGGCCATCGCCGAGATCCGCGAGCACGGGTACTCCGTCCACCGGGCCGTCTGGATGGGCGACGCCATCGAGGTCGTCGCGGTGCCCGTCATGCAGGGCGAGGAGTGCCTCGGCGCGCTCAGCGTGATCGCCCCGGAGGGACGGATGGAGATCACGGCCGCGATCGACACCCTCGTCTCGGCGCGCAACGCCCTCGAGTCGGAGCTCGCGGGCCCGGAGGGATGA
- a CDS encoding pyridoxal phosphate-dependent aminotransferase yields MMRPGGPLKTPPSGKLPPRPAGGSGAAGARAGDPDAVDAVDAAGDAAGDAGSDAGAVRRAAPSASARSRIPAFDVMRITDEIARRRAAGRDVVSLCAGEPGARPAPGTLRAAGYTGPLGTTPLREAIAGHYAAWYGVDVDPGRVAVTTGSSGAFQLVFLAAFDPGARVALACPGYPAYRNILTALGVQVVEIPTGPATRYQPTPELLDAAVAAHGPLDGLIVASPANPTGTMLGRGELAELAAWCTRSGARLISDEIYHGIVYAGSDAADPRGVTALTASPDAIVINSFSKYWGMTGWRLGWAILPPDLVAPMEALASNFALSPPAPAQELALTAFIAESYAERDRVVEGFARARALILDAEPELHWGASAPSDGAFYFYAELGEQLERFPDSVAFARALLEQADVAIVPGVDFDPIAGGRSVRLSYAAGEPAVAEALDRILRFQRA; encoded by the coding sequence ATGATGCGCCCAGGAGGACCGTTGAAGACCCCGCCGTCGGGGAAGCTCCCGCCGAGGCCGGCCGGCGGGTCCGGTGCGGCGGGCGCCCGTGCGGGCGACCCTGATGCTGTCGATGCTGTCGATGCTGCTGGCGATGCTGCGGGCGATGCGGGATCGGACGCCGGCGCGGTGCGCCGAGCCGCGCCGTCCGCCTCCGCACGATCGCGGATCCCGGCCTTCGACGTCATGCGCATCACCGACGAGATCGCCCGCCGCCGCGCCGCCGGCCGCGACGTCGTCTCGCTCTGCGCCGGCGAGCCGGGCGCGCGCCCGGCCCCGGGGACGCTCCGCGCGGCCGGATACACCGGGCCGCTCGGCACCACGCCGCTCCGCGAGGCGATCGCGGGGCACTACGCCGCCTGGTACGGCGTCGACGTCGATCCGGGGCGGGTCGCCGTCACCACGGGATCCTCCGGAGCCTTCCAGCTCGTCTTCCTGGCGGCGTTCGACCCGGGGGCCCGCGTCGCGCTCGCGTGCCCGGGCTATCCGGCCTACCGGAACATCCTCACCGCTCTCGGGGTGCAGGTCGTCGAGATCCCGACCGGGCCCGCGACCCGGTACCAGCCGACGCCGGAGCTCCTCGATGCCGCGGTGGCGGCGCACGGGCCGCTCGACGGGCTCATCGTCGCTTCGCCCGCGAACCCGACGGGCACGATGCTCGGACGCGGCGAGCTCGCGGAGCTCGCCGCGTGGTGCACGCGCTCCGGAGCCCGCCTCATCAGCGACGAGATCTACCACGGCATCGTCTACGCCGGGTCCGATGCCGCCGATCCGCGCGGCGTGACGGCACTCACGGCGAGTCCGGACGCGATCGTCATCAACTCGTTCTCGAAGTACTGGGGCATGACGGGATGGCGGCTCGGCTGGGCGATTCTGCCGCCCGACCTCGTCGCGCCGATGGAGGCGCTCGCCTCGAACTTCGCACTCTCACCGCCCGCACCCGCGCAGGAGCTGGCGCTCACGGCCTTCATCGCGGAGTCCTACGCCGAGCGGGACCGCGTGGTCGAGGGCTTCGCCCGGGCTCGAGCGCTGATCCTCGACGCCGAACCGGAGCTGCACTGGGGCGCCTCCGCGCCCTCGGACGGAGCGTTCTACTTCTACGCGGAGCTTGGCGAGCAGCTGGAGCGCTTCCCCGATTCCGTCGCCTTCGCGCGGGCACTGCTCGAGCAGGCCGATGTCGCGATCGTCCCCGGCGTCGACTTCGACCCGATCGCGGGGGGCCGCTCGGTGCGGCTCTCCTATGCCGCGGGCGAGCCGGCGGTCGCCGAGGCGCTGGATCGCATCCTGCGCTTCCAGCGCGCCTGA